The following proteins are encoded in a genomic region of Periophthalmus magnuspinnatus isolate fPerMag1 chromosome 21, fPerMag1.2.pri, whole genome shotgun sequence:
- the si:dkey-251i10.3 gene encoding U3 small nucleolar RNA-associated protein 14 homolog A: MAKVMKKKVGKMKVKKGKKVKKRQETNGDSSGEMQEETEDFTAVSGAVRYDDDDGEEEDLNPEISADEEEANEEDERKRNKLVQAISSMGGGHRSTRLEERSEAVIQVSEFGVNAVGEGSKIELSDLIPTATKKAQKQIETLQRGRKTLDTPLSRQETERIHRDIAFQKVSDEVSKWKSVIKQNQRAEQLLFPLNQEPSGPKPMEHVVTAWKARTPLEQEIFALLNANKQPIHNPVLTPAEEESIKAMSLEEAKIRRAELQKSRALQSYYEAKARRERKIKSKKYHKVHNKAKRKEMLKQFDEMVKTNPEAALEELKKLEMARMQERMSLKHQNSGKWAKSKAIMAKYDEDARKAMQQQLELNKDLTQKVVTALNNDEEEDNEEEEGTEEVLPDFVNDAEKAENVANPWMRGKLTEEEQEEEKISMMVDEAVVIEESSEEEEEVNEEEALLREFENRRQRRKEEENQMADQDEEEEEDVVAEDELSEFTSIIRGLKEKPEELIVDNSMPLVEGLTRIQTFEDAENLDLEMSENIKDDVTEIVQLEETTKEPSPKKAKKRKRNIELKEVLTKEAKVVNVPLKFTTEEAEEEDLEDEIHQRGLIKEAFAGDDVVSDFLKEKRKQEAAGKPKVIDLTLPGWGEWGGLGLKPSKNKRRKFRIKTGPVVQRKDSKLPEVIMSEQRDKSITPHQVSSLPFPFDNHTQFESTIRCPLGRTWNSEKTVKKVTQAKVVTQLGAIIEPMGREELKKSQQNASHQKSQSQTATNQKKAQPERRKKQAQKRKKHRE, from the exons ATGGCCAAAGTTATGAAGAAAAAAGTAGGTAAAATGAAGGTGAAGAAGGGCAAAAAGGTTAAAAAGCGCCAAGAAACGAACGGCGACTCTTCGGGTGAAATGCAAGAGGAAACCGAGGATTTTACGGCTGTTTCTGGGGCAGTTCGCTACGACGATGATgacggggaggaggaggatttGAACCCGGAGATAAGCGCAGATGAAGAGGAGGCAAACGAGGAGGATGAACGCAAAAGAAACAAGTTGGTCCAAGCCATCAGTTCCATGGGAGGTGGGCACCGGAGCACGCGTCTGGAGGAGAGGTCCGAAGCAGTGATCCAAGTGTCCGAGTTCGGCGTGAACGCTGTAGGAGAGGGATCAAAGATCGAGCTGTCAGACCTCATCCCCACTGCCACCAAGAAGGCCCAGAAGCAGATCGAGACCCTCCAGCGGGGCCGCAAGACACTCGACACTCCACTTTCCAG ACAGGAGACGGAGCGCATTCACCGAGACATCGCCTTTCAGAAAGTGTCGGATGAGGTGTCTAAGTGGAAGAGCGTGATCAAGCAGAACCAGCGTGCCGAACAGCTGCTTTTCCCATTGAACCAGGAACCCTCAGGGCCCAAACCCATGGAACATGTGGTGACTGCATGGAAAGCCCGTACACCACTAGAACAGGAGATTTTTGCTCTACTCAACGCCAACAAACAACCCATACACAACCCTGTTCTCACCCCCGCTGAAGAGGAATCCATCAAAGCTATGAGTTTGGAGGAAGCCAAAATCCGCAGGGCTGAACTCCAAAAATCCAGAGCTCTCCAATCATACTATGAGGCTAAAGCACGTCGAGAGCGGAAAATCAAAAGCAAAAAGTACCACAAAGTTCACAATAAGGCGAAGCGCAAAGAGATGTTAAAGCAGTTTGACGAGATGGTAAAGACCAATCCCGAAGCGGCTCTAGAGGAGTTGAAAAAGTTAGAAATGGCGCGGATGCAAGAAAGGATGTCGCTCAAGCACCAGAACAGCGGGAAATGGGCCAAGTCGAAAGCTATTATGGCAAAGTACGACGAAGACGCGAGGAAGGCGATGCAGCAGCAGCTAGAACTGAACAAAGACCTCACACAAAAGGTGGTCACGGCTTTGAATAacgatgaggaggaggacaacgaggaagaggaaggaacaGAGGAGGTTCTGCCGGATTTTGTGAACGACGCAGAAAAAGCTGAAAATGTGGCAAATCCATGGATGAGAGGAAAACttacagaagaagaacaagaagaagagaaaatatCTATGATGGTGGATGAAGCGGTTGTGATAGAGGAGTCgtctgaagaggaagaggaggtgaatGAAGAAGAAGCATTGCTGAGAGAATTTGAAAATAGGCGTCAAAGGCGTAAAGAGGAAGAAAACCAAATGGCCGACcaggatgaggaagaggaggaggatgtcgTTGCTGAAGATGAGTTGTCAGAGTTTACGTCTATTATACGTGGGTTGAAGGAGAAGCCAGAAGAACTTATTGTGGACAACTCAATGCCACTAGTTGAAGGTCTTACGAGGATTCAGACATTTGAGGATGCAGAAAATCTAGATCTGGAAATGTCTGAAAATATCAAAGACGATGTGACTGAAATCGTACAGCTGGAAGAAACCACAAAAGAACCATCACCCAAAAAAGCTAAAAAGAGAAAACGCAATATCGAATTGAAAGAAGTTCTGACGAAAGAGGCGAAAGTTGTAAATGTCCCACTGAAATTCACgacagaagaagcagaagaggaGGATCTGGAGGATGAAATACACCAGCGTGGGCTTATCAAAGAAGCGTTCGCAGGGGATGATGTTGTTTCTGACTTCCTAAAAGAAAAACGGAAACAGGAAGCAGCTGGGAAACCAAAAGTGATCGACTTGACTCTCCCAGGATGGGGCGAATGGGGTGGGCTGGGATTGAAGCCGTCAAAAAATAAACGTAGAAAGTTTAGAATCAAAACTGGGCCAGTTGTACAACGTAAAGATTCAAAACTTCCAGAGGTGATCATGTCAGAACAAAGGGACAAAAGTATCACCCCGCACCAAGTTAGCAGTCTCCCGTTTCCTTTCGACAACCACACGCAGTTCGAAAGCACAATACGCTGTCCACTGGGAAGGACGTGGAACAGTGAAAAAACTGTCAAGAAGGTCACCCAGGCCAAAGTGGTGACACAGCTAGGGGCCATCATCGAGCCAATGGGACGCGAGGAGCTCAAGAAATCTCAGCAGAATGCGTCCCATCAGAAATCACAGAGTCAGACG